The Caproicibacterium lactatifermentans genome contains a region encoding:
- a CDS encoding conjugal transfer protein TrbL family protein, translated as MFIWNFVAGTVLNQIIDWIYSQIVGFLGNFFAQMGDMGAELFDMDWVKSIVLFFVYLAWALYGTGLVVAVFECAIEYQSGRGSIKDTALNAIKGFMAVGLFSTVPVELYKLSVSLQSSLTAGITGYGSGISDLASSIITGLNSAGTLEQAASTNVFGGLGAITSPILILFILILMGYAVIKVFFSNLKRGGILLIQIAVGSLYMFSVPRGYIDGFVSWCKQIVGLCLTTFLQATILCAGLLVVKDHALLGLGLMLSAGEIPRIAGAFGLDTSTKANLMSAAYAAQTAVSITRTIAKAVAK; from the coding sequence GTGTTCATCTGGAATTTCGTAGCTGGAACCGTGCTCAATCAGATTATCGACTGGATCTATAGTCAGATCGTCGGTTTCCTTGGAAACTTTTTCGCGCAGATGGGTGACATGGGTGCCGAGCTGTTCGACATGGACTGGGTGAAGTCCATCGTTCTCTTTTTCGTTTACCTGGCCTGGGCACTATACGGTACGGGTCTTGTAGTGGCGGTTTTCGAGTGCGCCATTGAGTATCAGTCCGGTCGCGGCAGCATCAAAGACACAGCCCTCAACGCGATCAAAGGGTTTATGGCAGTCGGGCTTTTTTCGACCGTACCGGTGGAGTTGTATAAGCTGTCCGTATCCCTGCAGAGCAGCCTGACGGCGGGCATCACCGGTTATGGTTCGGGAATCAGCGACCTTGCAAGCTCAATCATCACCGGGCTTAACTCGGCAGGCACACTGGAACAGGCGGCAAGCACCAATGTATTCGGCGGGCTCGGCGCCATTACCAGCCCCATTCTGATCTTGTTTATCCTCATTCTCATGGGGTACGCCGTGATTAAAGTATTTTTCAGCAACCTCAAACGCGGCGGAATCCTGCTGATCCAGATCGCAGTGGGAAGTCTGTATATGTTCAGCGTCCCGCGCGGCTACATTGACGGATTTGTATCATGGTGCAAACAGATCGTCGGGTTGTGCCTGACGACGTTTCTGCAGGCGACCATCCTCTGCGCCGGTCTGCTGGTGGTCAAAGACCATGCCCTGCTGGGGCTTGGGCTGATGCTGTCGGCCGGCGAGATTCCCCGCATTGCCGGGGCTTTCGGACTTGATACGTCAACCAAGGCCAACCTCATGAGCGCGGCGTATGCCGCACAAACCGCAGTGTCTATCACCCGCACCATTGCGAAGGCGGTGGCGAAGTAA
- a CDS encoding DUF4406 domain-containing protein: protein MKLVYICSPYAGSIEENVRFAKAACRYAMKQGCAPIAPHLLYPQFLNDAVPMEREAGIRMGLRVLASCEELWVCGNHTSEGMEKEIAEAKRLGIPVRRISAEQIQKKQAIRQYGILARRSALSVCGSAEAWVKQDGEPVTFDTYEEAATEAGRLNEGIGPVNRTVEYFPQKRSPLPEETLVFGMSMRL, encoded by the coding sequence TTGAAACTGGTCTATATCTGTTCCCCATACGCGGGGAGCATTGAGGAAAATGTCCGCTTTGCCAAAGCCGCGTGCCGGTACGCTATGAAGCAGGGCTGCGCACCCATTGCCCCGCACCTTCTGTACCCGCAGTTTTTGAACGATGCCGTTCCCATGGAAAGAGAAGCCGGTATCCGAATGGGGCTGCGGGTTTTAGCCTCCTGCGAAGAACTGTGGGTGTGTGGAAATCATACCAGCGAGGGCATGGAAAAAGAAATTGCTGAAGCAAAGCGGCTCGGCATTCCGGTCCGCAGGATATCGGCTGAACAAATTCAGAAAAAACAAGCCATCAGGCAGTACGGCATTCTGGCGCGCCGCAGCGCCTTGTCGGTCTGCGGTTCCGCCGAGGCGTGGGTGAAACAGGATGGAGAGCCGGTAACGTTTGACACCTACGAGGAAGCGGCCACCGAAGCAGGGCGGCTTAATGAAGGAATAGGGCCCGTCAACCGGACGGTGGAATATTTTCCGCAGAAAAGAAGTCCCCTGCCGGAAGAAACGCTTGTCTTCGGCATGAGCATGCGGCTATGA
- a CDS encoding DNA cytosine methyltransferase — MSTSLTMGSLFDGIGGFPLAGSRQGFTPLWASEIEPFPIRVTKLHFSNMIHVGDITQLNGANLPPVDMVCGGSPCQDLSTAGKRAGLQGARSGLFMEQIRVIKEMRTHDAGTGRTADAVRPRYMVWENVPGAFSSADGEDFRIVLEETCRIVDSAISVPRPPGGVWYAAGCIMGDQFSLAWRIYNAQYWGLAQRRKRVYLVADFGDCTAPEILFEQDRLFGDPAPGEETRERPPAGAANGSGDSGRDPVNIGADGSFVAFACNQRDEVRNLHNVSGTIQAQPGMKQQTFIAHPSKETQTSNCLTSWDTQQKRIFTEKSVAPTLAGADGNGGRNPGGLLLSAGVVSKGNGECFLTPEQHTALSLGGGQAGQGYPCVLTAAFSTGAGAAAGGIGYHEECAPTLKATEGGNMVPGVLCLNDQGGSRIDLSGNLSGTLRAQEHGHTPLVMGEPELYKNHGIDSRYTGPHGVAPTISARYGTGGNNVPLISQPSEGVGSDLPTGQSYCIAGNIIDRQDHNGGNGIGVQPNISYTLNTADRHCVFSQQRSDEYTPNGVVSTQSARQYKDATDLVCDTDIAGINCRAGSENGDLCGTPQSHPGGGYSFNTLYPVRTGKLIRRLTPLECERLQGFPDHWTDIPGACDSARYKALGNSVAIPCVEHVLRGIAYFLLKIRNKKD, encoded by the coding sequence ATGAGCACTTCACTGACCATGGGCAGTCTATTCGACGGGATAGGCGGCTTTCCCCTCGCTGGCAGCCGGCAGGGCTTCACCCCTCTGTGGGCCAGCGAGATCGAGCCGTTTCCCATCCGGGTGACCAAACTTCATTTTTCAAATATGATTCACGTAGGCGACATTACTCAGCTCAACGGGGCAAATTTGCCCCCTGTGGATATGGTCTGCGGGGGCAGCCCGTGCCAGGATCTGAGCACTGCGGGAAAGCGGGCGGGGCTCCAGGGCGCGCGTTCCGGGCTGTTTATGGAACAGATCCGGGTGATCAAGGAGATGAGAACACATGACGCAGGAACCGGACGGACAGCTGACGCTGTTCGCCCCCGATACATGGTCTGGGAGAACGTACCCGGCGCCTTCTCCAGCGCCGATGGAGAGGATTTCCGTATCGTGCTGGAGGAAACCTGCCGAATTGTCGACAGCGCCATATCTGTTCCTCGACCTCCGGGCGGGGTGTGGTACGCTGCTGGGTGCATTATGGGAGATCAATTCTCCCTCGCTTGGAGAATATACAACGCTCAATACTGGGGTCTCGCCCAGCGCCGCAAAAGGGTGTACCTTGTCGCGGATTTTGGAGACTGTACCGCACCCGAAATATTATTTGAGCAAGACCGCCTGTTTGGGGATCCTGCGCCGGGCGAGGAAACGCGGGAAAGACCTCCCGCCGGTGCTGCAAATGGCTCTGGAGATTCAGGCAGGGATCCGGTCAACATAGGCGCGGATGGCAGTTTCGTTGCCTTTGCCTGCAACCAGCGGGACGAGGTGCGGAATCTCCATAATGTGTCCGGCACCATTCAAGCCCAGCCGGGGATGAAGCAGCAGACTTTTATCGCACATCCGTCCAAGGAAACGCAGACTTCCAACTGCCTGACTTCATGGGACACCCAGCAGAAGCGGATCTTTACGGAAAAAAGTGTCGCTCCGACGCTTGCCGGTGCGGATGGAAACGGCGGCAGAAACCCCGGTGGCCTCCTGCTGTCTGCGGGCGTAGTCAGCAAAGGAAACGGCGAGTGTTTTCTCACACCGGAACAGCATACAGCCCTTTCATTGGGCGGCGGGCAGGCAGGCCAGGGATATCCATGTGTACTGACCGCCGCCTTTTCCACGGGAGCCGGTGCTGCGGCGGGCGGAATCGGATATCATGAGGAATGCGCGCCGACCCTTAAAGCGACCGAAGGCGGCAACATGGTGCCAGGCGTTCTGTGTCTGAACGATCAGGGCGGGAGCCGCATCGATCTGAGCGGCAACCTCTCCGGTACGCTCCGGGCGCAAGAGCATGGGCACACGCCTCTCGTGATGGGCGAACCGGAGTTATATAAAAACCACGGGATCGATTCCCGCTACACCGGGCCGCACGGCGTGGCGCCCACAATATCCGCGCGGTACGGAACGGGCGGCAACAACGTGCCGCTGATCAGCCAGCCGAGCGAAGGGGTCGGCTCCGACCTTCCTACCGGTCAGAGTTACTGCATCGCCGGCAACATTATCGACCGGCAGGATCATAACGGCGGCAACGGGATCGGCGTTCAACCAAACATCAGCTACACGCTGAACACCGCGGACCGGCATTGTGTCTTTTCTCAGCAACGAAGCGACGAGTACACGCCGAACGGCGTGGTCAGCACCCAAAGTGCCCGCCAGTATAAAGACGCGACCGATCTCGTGTGCGACACCGACATCGCGGGAATCAACTGCCGTGCCGGATCGGAAAACGGCGACCTGTGCGGTACGCCGCAGTCTCATCCAGGCGGCGGTTATTCGTTCAACACTCTGTATCCAGTGCGAACCGGAAAGCTCATCCGACGGCTGACACCGCTCGAATGCGAACGGCTCCAGGGCTTTCCCGATCACTGGACGGATATCCCCGGCGCATGTGACAGCGCGCGGTACAAAGCCCTCGGAAACAGCGTGGCGATCCCCTGTGTGGAGCATGTGCTCCGGGGGATCGCTTATTTTTTGCTCAAAATCAGAAATAAAAAGGACTGA
- a CDS encoding DNA methylase, with product MENRTYIAIDLKSFYASVECVERGLDPLTTNLVVADASRTEKTICLAVSPSLKAYGIPGRARLFEVVQKVKEVNAGRLRKAPGRAFSGASCNDTELKSSPGLSLDYIVATPRMAYYIEYSTQIYNIYLKYIAPEDIHVYSIDEVFIDATAYLNTYNLSARELAKEMILDVLKTTGITATAGIGANLYLSKIAMDIQAKHIPADNNGMRIAELDEMNYRRSLWSHRPLTDFWRVGKGYAKKLEEHGLFTMGDIARCSLGKPTDYYNEDLLYRLFGVNAELLIDHAWGWEPCTIADIKAYKPGSNSVGSGQVLQSAYTFDKAKLIVREMTDLLVLDLVDKRLVTDQLVLTVGYDIENLTNPTIKKSYHGAITMDHYGRAVPKSAHGSINLGRPTSSTKLILDAVAKLFDRIIDKNLLIRRVNITANHVVDEGTVQKADNFEQLDLFTDYAAAQAKKEDEKSELAREKKVQKTMLEIKKKHGKNAILRGMNLEEGATTIDRNRQIGGHKA from the coding sequence ATGGAGAACAGGACCTATATCGCAATCGATCTAAAATCCTTCTACGCTTCGGTCGAGTGCGTGGAACGAGGGCTTGATCCGCTGACCACCAACCTCGTTGTCGCTGATGCAAGCCGCACCGAAAAAACCATCTGCCTCGCCGTCTCTCCTTCCCTCAAAGCATACGGCATCCCCGGCAGGGCGAGGCTGTTTGAGGTCGTACAGAAGGTCAAGGAAGTAAATGCAGGACGGCTGCGCAAAGCACCGGGACGAGCCTTTTCCGGTGCCTCCTGTAACGATACCGAACTGAAATCCTCACCGGGTCTTTCGTTGGATTATATTGTCGCAACGCCGAGGATGGCCTATTATATAGAGTACAGCACACAAATTTACAATATCTACCTGAAGTACATCGCGCCCGAGGATATTCATGTCTACTCCATTGACGAGGTATTTATTGATGCCACCGCATATCTGAACACCTACAATCTCTCAGCCCGTGAGCTTGCCAAGGAAATGATTCTGGATGTACTCAAAACAACTGGCATTACAGCAACGGCGGGAATTGGCGCAAACCTGTACCTCAGCAAGATCGCTATGGATATCCAGGCAAAGCACATACCGGCTGATAACAACGGTATGCGGATTGCCGAGTTGGACGAAATGAACTACCGACGCTCCCTATGGTCACATCGGCCCCTAACGGACTTTTGGCGCGTCGGAAAAGGATATGCCAAGAAGCTGGAGGAACACGGCCTCTTTACGATGGGGGATATTGCGAGATGCTCTCTCGGTAAACCTACCGATTACTATAACGAGGATTTACTGTACAGGCTGTTCGGCGTCAACGCCGAGCTGCTGATCGACCACGCCTGGGGGTGGGAACCATGCACGATTGCCGATATTAAAGCATATAAGCCAGGCTCAAACAGTGTTGGATCGGGGCAGGTGCTGCAATCCGCCTATACTTTTGACAAAGCGAAGCTGATCGTGCGGGAAATGACCGATCTGCTGGTACTCGATCTGGTGGATAAACGGCTTGTGACCGACCAGCTTGTCTTGACGGTCGGATATGATATCGAAAATCTGACAAATCCGACGATAAAAAAATCATATCACGGAGCAATTACCATGGATCACTATGGACGCGCCGTTCCGAAATCCGCGCATGGTTCAATAAATCTTGGCAGACCGACCTCGTCTACAAAGCTAATATTGGATGCCGTCGCAAAGCTGTTTGACCGCATCATTGACAAAAATCTCCTGATCAGAAGAGTCAACATTACAGCAAATCATGTTGTTGATGAGGGAACTGTTCAAAAGGCGGACAACTTTGAACAGCTTGATCTCTTTACGGATTACGCGGCTGCGCAGGCGAAAAAAGAGGATGAAAAATCCGAACTTGCACGAGAAAAAAAGGTGCAGAAAACAATGCTGGAGATAAAAAAGAAACACGGCAAGAACGCCATTCTAAGGGGTATGAATCTGGAGGAAGGCGCTACCACAATAGATCGGAACAGGCAGATTGGAGGGCACAAGGCATGA
- a CDS encoding VirB4 family type IV secretion system protein, giving the protein MAKQQKTKTPPQEDVRMQEFLDMIAPSVIKFFTDYFICGNTFRCVWALREYPTTTDEQAILRYLGEKDGVTLHLYTRHVTPMEEKKIISNAANKNRMQRSSTQDLQQTVTAESNLQDVTTLVTQMHRSKEPLLHTAVYIELSAHSLEQLGLLQTEVLTELIRSKLNVDKLLLRQQQGFQSVIPSGWNAFSSQFERVLPASSAANLYPFNYSGKTDPHGFYLGRDKFGSNIIVDFDKRDDDKTNSNILILGNSGQGKSHLLKLILCNILESGKSVICLDPEHEYVDLAENLGGCFADLMSGQYMINPLEPKTWDEGGSPEDKEAPQAFRQRTKLSQHVSFLKDFFRCYKNFSDRHIDVIEIMLGKLYEKWGLSDRTDFSKLEAADYPILSDLYALIEDEYKSYDQAKYQLYTAELLQEILLGLHSMCQGAESKFFNGHTNVTSNRFIVFGVKGLLQASRNVKSTLLFNVLSFMSDKLLTEGNTAASIDELYLFLTNNGGGNGNNYVVIEYIRSCMKRVRKKDSAMILASQNLEDFNIEGIRELTKPLFSIPTHAFLFNAGNIDKHFYIDSLQLEESEYILIRYPQRGVCLYKCGNERYNLMVTAPEYKSKLFGTAGGR; this is encoded by the coding sequence ATGGCAAAGCAGCAGAAGACGAAAACGCCGCCGCAGGAGGATGTCCGCATGCAGGAATTTCTGGACATGATTGCACCCTCGGTGATCAAGTTTTTCACGGATTATTTTATCTGCGGCAACACATTTCGGTGCGTTTGGGCTTTGCGTGAATACCCGACGACGACCGATGAGCAGGCCATCTTACGCTATCTCGGAGAAAAAGACGGCGTAACCCTGCACCTCTACACCAGGCACGTCACACCCATGGAGGAAAAGAAAATCATCTCAAATGCTGCGAACAAAAACCGTATGCAGCGGAGCAGCACACAGGATCTTCAACAAACCGTCACAGCTGAGTCGAATTTACAAGACGTCACCACCCTTGTCACACAAATGCACCGGAGTAAGGAGCCGCTTCTGCATACGGCGGTTTACATCGAGCTCTCCGCCCACAGTCTGGAACAGCTCGGTCTGCTTCAAACCGAAGTGCTGACAGAACTCATTCGTTCCAAGCTCAATGTGGATAAACTCCTGCTCCGCCAGCAGCAGGGATTCCAGAGCGTCATCCCCTCAGGCTGGAATGCGTTTTCCAGCCAATTTGAGCGGGTCCTGCCCGCAAGCTCCGCCGCCAACCTGTACCCCTTTAATTATTCGGGCAAAACAGATCCCCATGGCTTTTACCTGGGCCGCGATAAGTTCGGCTCGAATATAATCGTGGACTTCGACAAGCGGGACGATGATAAAACCAACAGCAATATTTTGATCCTTGGCAATAGCGGCCAGGGCAAAAGCCACCTTTTGAAGCTGATCCTCTGCAATATCCTTGAATCCGGAAAAAGCGTGATCTGCCTCGATCCGGAACATGAATACGTTGATCTGGCCGAAAACCTCGGGGGGTGTTTTGCCGACCTCATGAGCGGTCAATATATGATAAACCCTTTGGAGCCCAAGACCTGGGACGAAGGCGGCAGCCCCGAGGATAAGGAAGCGCCCCAGGCATTCCGGCAGCGGACAAAGCTCAGCCAGCATGTTTCTTTCCTGAAGGACTTTTTCCGCTGTTACAAGAATTTTTCCGACCGCCACATCGATGTTATCGAAATCATGCTGGGTAAGCTCTATGAAAAATGGGGGCTCAGCGACCGCACCGATTTCAGCAAGCTGGAGGCCGCTGATTACCCCATCCTTTCCGACCTGTACGCGCTGATTGAGGATGAGTACAAAAGCTACGACCAGGCAAAATATCAGCTCTACACCGCCGAGCTCCTGCAGGAAATCCTGCTGGGGCTCCACTCCATGTGCCAGGGCGCCGAGAGCAAATTCTTCAACGGCCATACCAATGTGACTTCCAACCGCTTTATTGTGTTTGGCGTCAAGGGATTACTGCAGGCCAGCCGGAATGTCAAGAGCACTCTCCTGTTCAACGTCCTTTCCTTTATGTCCGACAAACTGCTGACCGAAGGCAATACGGCCGCCAGCATCGACGAGCTGTATCTGTTCCTGACCAACAATGGCGGCGGGAACGGTAACAATTATGTGGTCATTGAGTATATTCGAAGCTGCATGAAGCGGGTACGGAAAAAGGACTCCGCCATGATTCTGGCCTCGCAGAATCTCGAAGATTTCAACATCGAGGGCATCAGGGAGCTGACGAAGCCGCTGTTTTCCATCCCCACGCACGCGTTCCTCTTCAACGCTGGCAACATCGACAAGCATTTTTACATCGACTCCCTGCAGCTCGAGGAATCCGAGTACATCCTGATCCGTTACCCTCAGCGGGGCGTCTGCTTGTATAAATGCGGCAACGAGCGGTATAACCTGATGGTCACCGCACCGGAGTACAAATCAAAACTCTTCGGTACGGCCGGAGGCCGCTGA
- a CDS encoding amidoligase family protein, with the protein MDMKEQRFGIEIEMTGLTREAAARVLSEHLGNPVSRDGGYYGEYSVLDSESRRWKVMSDGSITCQKKEGGRLVPADHDYSVELVSPICHWGDIEIIQEIVRKLRGAGMIADKSCGIHVHVDASPHNANTLRNITNIMAAKEDLIYKAMQVEVAREHQYCRKVDQRFLEELNRKKPRTLNEVSRIWYGGADRSYHHYDDSRYHCLNLHSVFQKGTIEFRLFNSTTHAGKIKAYIQFCLAVSAQALNQRCASRQKTHSTNEKYTFRTWLLRLGLIGDEFKTARLHLLEHLDGCIAWKNPEQAIQQKQRLRQKKEKELESAAESQAQQETATATPQQEPAGEDESPALVMRM; encoded by the coding sequence TTGGACATGAAAGAACAGCGGTTCGGGATTGAAATCGAGATGACAGGCTTGACCCGTGAGGCTGCCGCACGTGTGCTGTCCGAACATTTAGGGAATCCCGTCAGCCGCGACGGGGGGTATTACGGCGAATATTCTGTTTTGGACAGTGAGAGCCGCCGCTGGAAGGTCATGAGCGACGGCAGTATCACCTGTCAGAAAAAAGAAGGAGGCAGGCTTGTTCCCGCGGACCATGATTACAGTGTGGAGCTGGTCAGCCCCATCTGCCATTGGGGTGACATCGAAATCATCCAGGAAATCGTGCGGAAACTGCGCGGCGCCGGAATGATCGCCGATAAAAGCTGTGGGATCCATGTGCATGTGGACGCCTCTCCGCACAACGCGAACACTCTGCGCAACATCACCAATATCATGGCTGCGAAAGAGGATCTGATCTATAAGGCCATGCAGGTGGAGGTTGCCCGCGAGCACCAATATTGCAGAAAGGTCGATCAGCGTTTTCTTGAAGAACTCAATCGCAAAAAACCCAGAACGCTCAATGAGGTCAGCCGCATCTGGTACGGAGGTGCAGACCGGAGCTACCACCATTACGACGATTCCCGTTACCACTGCCTGAACTTACATAGCGTGTTCCAAAAGGGCACAATTGAGTTCAGGCTTTTTAATTCCACCACTCATGCCGGAAAGATCAAGGCATATATCCAGTTCTGCCTCGCCGTTTCCGCGCAGGCCCTCAACCAGCGCTGCGCCAGCAGGCAGAAAACCCACAGCACCAATGAAAAATACACTTTCCGCACCTGGCTTTTACGGCTTGGGCTGATTGGGGATGAATTCAAAACCGCCCGGCTGCATCTGCTGGAGCATCTGGACGGCTGTATCGCGTGGAAAAACCCCGAGCAGGCTATACAGCAAAAGCAAAGGTTACGGCAGAAAAAAGAAAAAGAACTGGAATCGGCCGCAGAAAGCCAAGCCCAACAGGAGACTGCAACGGCCACTCCACAGCAGGAACCGGCCGGGGAGGACGAGTCCCCGGCCCTTGTCATGCGTATGTAA
- a CDS encoding gamma-glutamylcyclotransferase family protein: MSKSMLYIAYGSNLNLPQMAYRCPTAKVVGTSEIRDYELLFRGGRRGAVATVEPLKGANVPILLWKIRPADEQALDRYEGYPHFYHKEILPVQLGGKTQPAMVYIMNDRHPFGTPSDYYLGVIMEGYKTANFDTDFLERSVEKSIRLAEEQEQSEQESPDLEQGSLFNMKWK, from the coding sequence GTGAGCAAATCTATGCTGTATATCGCTTACGGCAGCAACCTTAACCTTCCGCAGATGGCTTACCGCTGCCCGACCGCCAAAGTGGTTGGAACAAGCGAGATCAGGGATTATGAACTGCTGTTCCGTGGCGGACGCCGTGGGGCGGTTGCCACCGTGGAGCCGCTCAAGGGGGCGAATGTTCCCATTCTGTTATGGAAGATCCGGCCTGCCGACGAGCAGGCACTCGACCGGTATGAAGGATACCCCCATTTTTATCACAAAGAGATCCTGCCGGTGCAACTTGGGGGAAAGACACAACCGGCCATGGTCTACATCATGAACGACAGGCATCCCTTCGGGACCCCTTCGGATTACTACCTGGGAGTCATCATGGAGGGTTATAAAACGGCGAACTTTGATACGGATTTTCTGGAAAGGTCCGTGGAAAAGTCCATCCGGCTGGCCGAAGAACAAGAGCAGTCCGAACAGGAATCACCGGATCTGGAACAAGGCAGTCTGTTCAATATGAAATGGAAATAA
- a CDS encoding M23 family metallopeptidase produces MAAPAVALAVKAAVAAATDKRTWKVIAVTITAVLMPFILAVLLLMSFLSGGAAHNNDAVNLAFHGGTISSDVPSEYRQHIEEMQDAFSQLDDAIAQLHIESGDGSLDSTRVKAVFYSLYFGADSLQGVDYDSFAGCFAKTETRTRTVQNPDGTHTEQSYDAAVPLTDLNQVFKNLDRLLGRTVTDDEKSNADEIHQRALGETGTGLTVSSQVPSTAGLISPVGSNWRALVTSEFGPRIDPINGKATVHTGIDLGVPTGTQVHAAKDGTVSKIAWDPDGYGNYLIIGHGGGLVTLYGHCSQIIAHAGQAVKAGDVVALSGNTGHSTGSHLHFEVRIGGKAVNPRGYLP; encoded by the coding sequence ATGGCCGCACCCGCTGTGGCCCTTGCAGTTAAGGCGGCGGTTGCCGCCGCCACAGACAAACGGACGTGGAAGGTGATCGCAGTAACCATCACCGCTGTCCTGATGCCCTTTATTCTTGCCGTACTTTTACTCATGAGTTTTCTCTCCGGGGGCGCGGCACACAACAACGACGCTGTGAATCTCGCCTTCCACGGAGGGACGATCTCCTCGGATGTTCCCTCTGAATATCGGCAGCATATTGAAGAAATGCAAGATGCGTTCAGCCAGCTGGACGATGCGATCGCTCAGCTGCATATTGAATCCGGGGACGGAAGCCTCGACTCCACTCGGGTCAAGGCTGTTTTTTATTCTCTGTATTTCGGCGCCGACTCCCTGCAGGGGGTGGACTACGATTCGTTTGCCGGCTGCTTTGCAAAAACGGAAACCCGCACCCGCACTGTTCAGAATCCGGATGGAACCCATACTGAACAGAGCTATGACGCAGCTGTTCCGCTGACTGATCTCAATCAGGTCTTTAAGAATCTTGACAGACTCCTCGGCCGGACCGTCACGGACGATGAAAAGTCCAATGCCGATGAAATCCATCAAAGAGCTTTGGGCGAAACCGGCACAGGGCTTACCGTTTCATCGCAAGTCCCCTCCACTGCCGGCCTGATTTCCCCTGTCGGAAGTAACTGGCGGGCACTGGTCACCTCGGAATTCGGGCCCCGCATTGACCCGATCAACGGAAAAGCCACTGTCCATACAGGCATCGATCTGGGCGTACCGACCGGCACACAGGTCCATGCGGCGAAGGATGGAACTGTTTCCAAGATTGCCTGGGATCCTGACGGCTATGGGAATTATCTTATAATCGGCCATGGCGGCGGGCTGGTCACTCTGTACGGACACTGCTCCCAAATTATCGCCCATGCAGGGCAAGCTGTCAAAGCCGGCGACGTCGTCGCACTTTCTGGAAACACCGGCCACAGCACAGGCAGCCACCTGCACTTTGAAGTGCGCATCGGCGGCAAGGCAGTCAACCCCAGAGGGTATCTGCCGTAA
- a CDS encoding ParM/StbA family protein, whose amino-acid sequence MIKLGVDNGNYNTKSSEGMLYASGYAASDKEFITDEMQLCYGGRYYAIGEKRVRFQQDKTKAPDTFLLTLPAIASAMKKAGVREADVILGVGLPIEAYGMQKDAFRQYFLRGNLTFRFEGTDYHCHIADCKVFAQGHAALCRYYPQLRAYRSITLADIGGYTVDVLTMHGSKLDRSNCTSLRMGTITLYTRIQDILRRRDILLTDELVTDAIRGKIQHADQDFIRQTVEQEMQKYIRELFNTLRERGLDLKLPTVFAGGGAELLGGMLRDSSVNTVAVLNRFANADGYRLLLG is encoded by the coding sequence GTGATCAAACTCGGTGTGGATAACGGAAACTACAACACCAAATCCTCAGAGGGGATGCTGTACGCCTCCGGGTACGCGGCAAGCGATAAGGAATTCATCACGGATGAGATGCAGCTCTGCTATGGCGGCAGATATTACGCCATCGGTGAAAAGCGAGTGCGGTTTCAGCAGGATAAGACGAAAGCTCCTGATACCTTTCTTCTGACGTTGCCGGCCATTGCGTCCGCCATGAAAAAGGCGGGTGTTCGGGAAGCCGATGTCATTCTGGGCGTAGGGTTGCCCATCGAAGCATACGGAATGCAGAAAGACGCCTTCCGCCAATATTTTCTGCGCGGAAATCTGACTTTCCGGTTTGAAGGAACGGATTACCACTGCCACATTGCGGACTGCAAGGTGTTCGCCCAGGGGCATGCGGCGCTGTGCCGGTATTACCCTCAGCTCCGGGCATACCGCAGCATCACTCTGGCGGACATCGGGGGGTATACGGTAGATGTTCTAACCATGCATGGCTCCAAGCTGGACCGATCAAACTGCACAAGCCTCCGGATGGGCACCATTACGCTCTATACCCGCATTCAGGACATCCTGCGGCGGCGGGACATCCTGCTGACCGACGAGCTTGTCACCGACGCCATCCGCGGTAAAATTCAGCACGCGGATCAGGATTTCATCCGGCAGACCGTGGAGCAGGAGATGCAGAAGTATATCAGGGAATTGTTCAACACGCTGCGGGAACGGGGCCTCGACCTGAAGCTCCCCACCGTGTTCGCGGGTGGCGGCGCGGAACTGCTCGGCGGCATGCTGCGTGACAGCAGCGTCAATACAGTGGCCGTTCTGAACCGCTTCGCCAATGCGGACGGTTATCGTCTGCTGTTGGGGTGA